From Pseudorasbora parva isolate DD20220531a chromosome 14, ASM2467924v1, whole genome shotgun sequence:
TGATtatgttattttgttatttgtgTGGTTTACACACAACACCTTATTATAAActagagaaaaaaataattaacccTGCTCATGGGGACCCACTATCCTGCAAAGTTTATTTCCAACCTTCTTCGGCACACCTGTGATCCTGAAGAGCTTGATGTGCTtcagttggagctaaactctacaCTAGAGGACAGTGGGTctctcagctggtcaaaatcAGATAAATTAATTTGACTGCAGCTAAAGAAGAAGGAgctcagatgtgtgtgtgtgtgtgtgtgtgtgtgtgtgtgtgtgtgtgtgtgtgtgtgtgtgtgtgtgtgtgtgtgtgtgtgtgtgtgtgtgtgtgtgtgtgtgtgtgtgtgtgtgtgtgtgtgtgtgtgtgtgtgtgtgtgtgtgtgtgtgtgtgtatttgtatgGATGCATGTGCATAGAGTGGGGCtgtataaaaaaagtatttagtcaacCAACAATTGTGCCAGTTCTcgcacttaaaaagatgagagaagcctgtaattttcatcataggtacacttcaactatgagagacagaatgagaaaaaaaatccagaaaatcacattgtctgatttttaaagaatttatttgcaaattatggtggaaaataagtatttggtcaataacaaaagttaatctcaagactttgttatataccctttgttggcaatgacagaggtcaaacatattcagtaagtcgccacaaggtttttacacactgctggtagtttggcccattcctccatgcagatctcttctagagcagtgatgtttttggACTGTCCCTGGGCAACacggattttcaactccctccaaagagtttctatggggttgagttCCTGAGTTCCTGAGCCCCTGGCCCTTTGAACGTGAAAGTGCCCTTTTCGATCACACCGCAGGTCCCCCGCGAACGCGATTTCCACCCCACTCCGAGCGTGACCCCCCGGATTTTACATGAAAATTTTACGTCTAAATTGAAAGAATTAAAAGTGCAGTTTCATGTATGTCCTTGTAGTGTTTAACTGGTTGAGGTTGATACGggatttaaaaagtaattagtaatgcAATACTTAGTAATtagtacagtaatctaattacaatGCTGAAGTTGCAATTAGTAACTATTAGTAGCTATATAATTTATTAccctattattatttattactaattattatttattagttacttacccaacactgagatacattatatactgtatatattgcACTACTGTGCAATACTATTCAGCATACTGTGTATTCGGTACAGTCAAAATATGTACAGCATTTGATGAAGAACTTGTTTCTCAACTGTGCATGCATGtaataaaacacacattcatactattCATGAATAGGATCAGGTCTATTTCATAATATCATGGACTTATAAAATACATAAGATGGAATCACAGCAAAAAACAGCATATGGGAATTTCTTGCCTACAAATGTCAAAAAATAATTCTCATATGTGAGTTCCTCACATGGTGTTTTGCACGTTATGCTTCTGCAGTTTTCTCGTCCCTCCATCCTCCAGCTTGTGATCTATAGCTTGGCTATCTTAAGGTGATATCCAAGTCTGGTTCTTTGTACTTAAAGTTTGggaaacttaaagggttagttcacccaaaaatgaaaattctgtccccctcatgtcattccaaaaccGTATGATCtttgtttatcttcagaacacaaatgaagatatttttggtgaaatccgagagctctctgacccctccatagacagcaatttaataaacagttccaaaaaggtagtaaaaacattgttaaaatactccatttgactccagtggttcaaccttaattttatgaagcgatgagaatactttttgtgtgccaaaaacaaacaaaataacgactttattcaaattTCTTCTTGCCTGTGTCAGATTCTTACACTGTTGACATAATGTTACTCTTACACTGTtgacttacactgtgtccatgTATAACTCAAATTAAAAGGGCATTTTTGCTGTTTTATGCCTGTGATTTCTCTTTCCACACAATTATGCACCCTCAAATATGGTTTATAAAAGTCATGAATCAGACTCATTATAAGTTATTTGAGGACATTTGGGCAGATCATAATTAAAAAGATATATTAGCACCTTTGCTTAATCAACAAATCCAACGAAGAGGTACAACATGTATTATCATGTTGTTCATCCAAGCCATTATCATTTCATTTGGGATAAACCTGATAAATGCAAGCAGAATCCGTTCCTGGTGTTGATGGTCCCTGTGGCGCCCAATCAGGTAGAATCTCATAATGCCATCCGGAGCACATGGGGGAATGAGAGCACAGTCCAGGGAAAAGCAGAGATGACTCTGTTCTTGGAATGTATTTAATTGAATATCTTTACTGTTTTTATTCTGTCTCTCTTAGATGCAGTTTGGCTCAGGATAGAGCTCAACAAAGGTGCCACATTAAAACAGGATTCATTCTGCTGCTTATATTGACATTCTTATCGTCTGCCATTATTCACTTCTCTGAATTCTCTGTCAAGACCACTGTGATTCCTGACACCTTTTATAAAAATGTGGTCAATCAGATACACTCCTATTACATGACTATTAAGTTCCCTTTTGACCGTGATAATCAAACAATATTTTTAGCACCTGCGCCCAAAGCTAATCAAGAAGCCCAACAAAGAGCTACACAAATTTCTACACAAACCACAGACATTTCAGTACATTATCATGTAGCTCATCCAAGCAACTATCTCGTCATTCTGGACGAACCGGATAAATGTAGTCAGTGGGATCCGTTCCTGGTGTTGATGGTCCCTGTGGCGCCCAATCAGGTGGAAGCTCGTAACGCCATCCGGAGCACATGGGGGAATGAGAGCACAGTCCAGGGAAAAGCAGTTTTGACTCTGTTCGTGGTGGGTTTGACCGGAGGATCTGACTCTGAAAAAGCTCAACAGCAGCTGGAGGAAGAGAGCCGACAACACAGAGACTTACTGCAGAGCAACTTTGTGGACTCATACTTTAACCTGACCATAAAGACGTTGGCAATCATGGACTGGTTGGCCACTCGCTGCCCTCAAGCGAATTTCAGTATGAAGGTCGATTCTGACATGTACATAAACATAGAAAACCTGATGACTCTCCTATTGGCACCCAACACACCCAGACAGAACTACATCACTGGAGTGGTGATGCGGAACCGGTCTGTAATCCGAAACAAACACTCAAAATGGTACGTGTCAGAGGAGCTGTATCCCGAACCGAACTACCCCACTTACCTGCTGGGAATGGGGTATGTTTTCTCCAATGACCTGCCAGAAAAAATAGTTGAGGCTTCCAAGGTCATAAAGCCCTTCAACATTGAAGACGCCTATGTGGGCGTTTGTCTGAAACATTTGGACATTGCGCCCTCATCCCCCCCAGACCCTTCACAGTTTAGAATCTATATGGGACAATATAAACGAGAGGATTTTCTCAGGGTCATTACGACCATCTTGGGATCCCCACAGCAGCTAATAGACATCTGGAAGGATGTAAAGAGGTCCACATAAAAGTATAGGAGCACAAACATTCTCACAAAAATGAGAAACGTAGTTTTCCTAGATCAAGGTTCGATGCTCTATGAAACCACCATGTCATTAAACTTCCTTGCCAGACTTAAACTAAAACTGAGCTtataaaaagtatttatttattttttaaatatgtaaccCCTTATCCCTGTGCTGGTTATAGTACTGTAGATAGCGAAACTACTTTAGTAAATGTAACACGAGATAGGGCCCCGTCTAAGCGATTGCagggttctgttcttgggtgtaataacgcacacagcagtcattctgatgttcctaaatgTGAACCGCTGAAGACggagtggctgagttttgttttcgaaAGGAATATTCACCCCCGATCAACGTCAATGCTTTCATGTTTGCGCGAACGGCgaagcatttctcaccagactgtATATAAATGAGGGTCAGTATAAACCAGGTTTTACTAAGAAGCTGCTCCTAAAATGGGTTGGTACCAACTATTCGTgttcctgctgcacctccagaagaagtgagtgtagtttgaaatgCGTGCACGCTTCAAGATGAATGcggctaaagtttacagggtaagttaAATTAGCTTAACTTAAATTAGCATGCTTTCTATGCATGGCGTTCTCACTATAAATTCATAATCCcatgtttataatgaacaacgcatTATGGTTATTGTGCTATTACAAAACTGTGTAAACTGGTGATAAACTTAATGTTATAAAGGTAACACTACACTTAGCCatggctggactggggctaaaatttgGCCCTGGCAAACCTAACCCATctggcccatgagttccccagTTTTTGCTGAGGTTAGGGATTCTTTATTTCcctgttcctcaaataaagaatcaaatggttatgaatcatgattcagattgcgtgtcaaactggcaaactgctgaaatcacgtgacattagcaatatgaatcacgaatcaatctgctgagtcacgaccgtttgattctttatatgaggtttgaaaacaaacgtggaagagaagacaatgctgaataaagtcgtattttttgttatttttggaccaaaatgtatttgtcgacgcttcaaaagagtctaactaaccaactgatgtcacatatggactactttgatgatgttttcattaccttctggacgtgggcagcaagtgggcatacacttacattcaaaggacagaaaggcctcagactaaatctaaaatatcttaaactgtgttcagaggatgaaggtcttacgggtatgGAAGGACATTGGGGTGATTCATTTATGAAAGAAATGTCATTTccgggtgaactaaccctttaaattggaGTAAATAAAGGACTGGACAGGGACAAATAATGATGGATATCATCGAATTTACTGCAAATGCAAATAACAAACTTAATATTGCACTTTTGCCACACAGAGATGCACttgacagtaaagcactgattttgagctaggatgctattaaatgctgtcatcatttactcaccctcatgtcattctaaacatgtatgactttctttcgtGAAGtagaaaaaaagatattttgaagaatgttggcaaccaagccactttggttaggctaccattgaaaaaaacagacttaaattatttatattacagaaataaattcattcaggtttggaatgacattagggtgagtaaatggtcacatttttttgggttgaactacccctttaaaaacaatcatATATTTAAGTCACCATTTTTCAAGAGAGACACCTAATTTATTTAAGACACTGAAAACGATCTTTCACGAGGTTCTCATTGAAATAACATTTAGTTAAATTTCATTAGATCTATtcaaatgttaataaaacatttaaagagaaAAAAGCGTTGTCCTTAATGCATGGGATCCAAGCTTTAAAGCTGTTTTGTTGAATTATAATGACATTTTAACGGAGTTTAACTTGTTAGgggttaaaggtcccgttcttcgcgattccatctttcaaactttagttagtgtgtaatgttactgttagagcataaataatacctgtaaaatgttaaagctcaaagttcaatgccaagaaggacaattttatttaacagaagttccctttcaaagcctacagcgaacggccggtttggactacagccctgcacttccttgcaggaatgacgtcactagaaccgtttgttgactaaccctccgcccacaagaacacgcaaaatagggggcgtggtcttgttgctctcccacgtggagaagaggcgcattcagcgcttgcatctccccgttatggtaagaggcgggacctttccgggcaaagtgcgctaagctactgtccaatcacaacacgggaagcgctggcccaatcagaactcgttacgtgtttctgaaggagggacttcatagaacaaggaaatcatcaggccgttttacgacagaggaaacagcgctgtacagataagtaaattgtgtgaaaaatactgttttttacacgcgaaacatgaactcatgctatattgcacactgtaaacataatcaaagcttcgaaaacacgcgaagaacgggacctttaacagtttgacccaggaccagtaatgaagaaatgaagaccaACAGTTAGAAGTGTAATtaatttcaaaagcagaagccagcttcaagtctcaaaggtagttcgtaggccgcgctccctctctcaccgtcttgTTGCCCCACCCTAttgtacatacaattgtcccaacagttataccgttttcaaggtcttatccacgtcattaatgcaatgtggatggttctgattggctcagagacaatgcacagtcatggtaaatttccactcgagtcagttaatctgatgcatgtttccactgacgtgtcacttgttgacgcgttttcaccccagaattaggcccgtagtgaccttccagatctggagcaggcgtcagcttgcccagaacaacaagtccacccatctctttgggtgcccattgtacaccattctcaacactgatctgtaacagcatattgcgcacatacacagatacagtctctccaaggttggagctgattaagctccagttctaaccagttctAACCAAAATATACTGATAACATatgctttctttcagtgagaggtacacacaatagtacaggcttATTTATCTTGATAAttatcttgagtctttagtgtttcagtaaaagaaaatataaaagcaataaaatataataaattaaatgaaagacaaatccatatttcatctctggaagccgggctaagtgagcaaatgCTGTTGTGATCTCTcaaaactccacacacacaACACCTTGTTTCTatcaagtgtttagtgacacatcgcACATCTCTAGGTCAGACCCTCAGTcgctcctcagagaccaaatacacactttagaaaacaagacacataaagcaaaatcataactggaaagaattATTAATATAGGaatataaatattgattaaggttTTGATAATGAATTTAAATCGgctatatatacatacacacacacattatatatatatatatatatatatatatatatatatat
This genomic window contains:
- the LOC137039772 gene encoding beta-1,3-galactosyltransferase 2-like, whose amino-acid sequence is MAIKNIRHRCSLAQDRAQQRCHIKTGFILLLILTFLSSAIIHFSEFSVKTTVIPDTFYKNVVNQIHSYYMTIKFPFDRDNQTIFLAPAPKANQEAQQRATQISTQTTDISVHYHVAHPSNYLVILDEPDKCSQWDPFLVLMVPVAPNQVEARNAIRSTWGNESTVQGKAVLTLFVVGLTGGSDSEKAQQQLEEESRQHRDLLQSNFVDSYFNLTIKTLAIMDWLATRCPQANFSMKVDSDMYINIENLMTLLLAPNTPRQNYITGVVMRNRSVIRNKHSKWYVSEELYPEPNYPTYLLGMGYVFSNDLPEKIVEASKVIKPFNIEDAYVGVCLKHLDIAPSSPPDPSQFRIYMGQYKREDFLRVITTILGSPQQLIDIWKDVKRST